A genomic window from Nicotiana sylvestris chromosome 11, ASM39365v2, whole genome shotgun sequence includes:
- the LOC104234937 gene encoding eukaryotic translation initiation factor 5A-2: protein MSDEEHQFESKADAGASKTYPQQAGTIRKNGHIVIKGRPCKVVEVSTSKTGKHGHAKCHFVAIDIFTGKKLEDIVPSSHNCDVPHVNRTDYQLIDISEDGFVSLLTENGNTKDDLRLPTDDNLLTQIKDGFAEGKDLVVSVMSAMGEEQICALKDIGPK, encoded by the exons ATGTCGGACGAGGAGCACCAATTTGAGTCAAAGGCAGATGCCGGTGCATCTAAAACTTACCCTCAACAAGCTGGTACTATCCGTAAGAACGGTCATATCGTCATCAAAGGCCGTCCCTGCAAG GTTGTGGAAGTCTCTACATCCAAAACCGGAAAGCACGGTCATGCAAAATGTCATTTTGTCGCTATTGACATCTTCACTGGAAAGAAGCTTGAGGATATTGTTCCCTCTTCACACAATTGTGAT GTGCCCCATGTTAATCGTACAGATTATCAGCTTATTGACATCTCTGAAGATGGATTT GTGAGTCTGCTCACTGAGAATGGTAACACCAAGGATGACCTTAGGCTTCCTACTGATGACAACCTCCTTACACAG ATCAAGGATGGTTTTGCTGAGGGAAAAGACCTTGTTGTGTCTGTCATGTCAGCCATGGGTGAGGAGCAGATTTGTGCCCTGAAGGATATTGGTCCCAAGTAA